TGTACGTTTACTGTTCTGGTGAGAATTAGCATTTCCATGCTAATTACGGCATACATATTTTAGGTCCTTGGAGGGTGTATTATTTTGGTGCCTCACAACATGTGGTCAGTTGATGCAAGTTGTTCCATAGATGGTAAGACAAGctaatatgtttctgtgtttggAAGATGCCAAAAGTTTTTCGTAACTGAACCTTTAATTTTGTGATGTCCATTTGAGTTATTTTTATATGTTTAGTGGTGGAACAATTGTTATCTGAACAATGTGCAATGTCTTAGATGTGATCAAGGGTAATTTTGACGGAGATTAATTTATTTTTACACATTGTTTCAGACTTGTATTATTAgtcaacaaaagaaataaatcaGAACTACAGCCTCAACGGAGCTTGGTTTTTTATGGTTGAGCCATTCCCgttacatacatattttttaatgtttacaaTGTATACACTTTTAAATTTCCTTCCAGTGtgagaatatatttttattactcacccgttgtagatacagcagtgtaatattttcacttcaatattacactagtgtaataccgcttgacgtatgacgtcaaaatggttcaaagttgtgacgtcacaatactaatgttgatgtcgcgattttactagaccttgcatgacttgaaagctgagagtcctcacactgtaggcaagttcaccgcagtttctgtcaatttatgttggcgagtaataaacagaatactaaactcgcttccgtgaaataccattttcattaaactcgtttaataaaaatggtattacatggaaggtcgtttagtatcctctaaaACTCAGTCCTTTTGTTCATGCTCAGATTTGGATGTTAATGAATTGCTTTTACGTTCAGTTTTGAAGATTTAATTTTCAGTTAATGAGTTCTTGTTCATGTCCTCAGTTTGTGTGGATGAAGAACATGGCCAGACAGATCGTACTTGTCACAGGAAACAAGAAGAAGCTGGAAGAATTTGTACAAATTCTTGGACCTGACTTTCCATATAAGGTAAGAATCTGGTATGGCACTGAGCAGCATGTAATGAGGAGCATGATCACCAGTTACTGATAACAGAGCTGGACCATATGATACTAGAAAACAGTTCACTGCTGTGAATAGGGTTGTCACTTTTCTATGTCAGTATTCACTTGTCATGGGTTTCAATACTAGAGTCCTAATTACAAGCCTTGTACTGTCCCTGCTATTGGGTTTTGGctaagtgttaatgtgttgttGACCATTGTCATATTGGACTTTCCTCTTTCAGGTCAAGAGTCAGGACATTGACTTGCCAGAGTATCAGGGAACTCCAGAGGAAATTGCCCGAGCTAAGTGTAAGCTTGCTGTGGAACACATCAAGGGACCAGTCATTGTGGAGGATACAAGCCTCTGCTTTAATGCCCTTGGAGGCCTCCCAGGACCGTACGTCAAATGGTTCCTAAAGAGTGTGGGACCAGAAGGtgataaatgatgaaaaaaatTGTGTTCTCCCAAGGATAAAGAATGTGCCTCCTCCATGTTAGCTGATGTTAGTGCGACCTGTTCATCAGTTGTGAGCTTCAAATTATCCGCGGAACTATTTGGCACATAGTATCACATGACATACTCCATAGCTTTCTGCAAGGTGAAAGGTTCCAATTTGGTAAAACGTTGGAAAAGACAACGGAGTAGTAACTATGTGCAAAATGTGGGTAGTAAAGGTTGACATTCATTAATAGTAGCAGTATGTGAACCTCAACGCTCAAGTGGTGAGGCCAGATGTtgtatccatccatccatctgctTTGTCTTCTTCAGGTCTGCACAAGATGCTAGCTGGGTTTGAGGACAAGACGGGATATGCACAGTGTGTATTCGCATACTCATGCGGGCAGGAAGGTTCAGACATTCAGATATTTGATGGGAGGTGCCCTGGCTCCATTGTGGCTCCACGTGGCCCAAAAGACTTCGGATGGGATCCGTGTTTCCAGCCAGATGGCTTTGATAAGACATATGCTGAAATGGACAAAAGTGTGAAAAACACTATTTCCCATCGTGGAAAAGCTATGGACTTGCTAAAAACTTATCTCACAAAGCTGTAAGTTTAATATAGTCCTCCATGTCCTGCAGCTGTTTTTATGTCTTTTGGGGATGAGTCTTCAATAAATTGAACACTGCGAATTTTAAGAGATTGATCATTTcttttacaatatattttaaACGGAGCCCATTGCCTGCTTGCCACTGTGTGATAGGAAAGGACAGTGTATGATAAGGGCAGTTTTTGGCCCACgaacagaattggctgaaaacatgtttgtttagagacaagttagctttgcataaaaatgctatattttatatgatctAAGGTGTAATTTCACTGCAGAGGGTtccaaaatgggttttatcagttcccatgaaaaataacaaaaagtctgaaataatgctaatttacaactgtcattttatttacatgcAAATTGCAGCAGTTTTAcaacaggtagtcatgctgaaaaacatgttaatGTCAATCATAATATTTTAACCTGAAGGGGCgcaattagggttgcaaaatattgttaattcaattacttgccatttgtgtccccaaaactcagtcattattcacagcattctttgcaaatgtaatccatgggtccattgtacaacatgtaagcatgataacaatcatgttgTACTTAGAATCACCCTGTTTTGGGTGTAGCTAAATTTTGGGCGCAGCTTCATGCTAAcaagtgttacaagtcagcatttacaaccagttttagcaaatatacagttaacatctcaatcatcatatgttattacaataaccaatcatgttgcactaaaaatcacaggtcttgacctcaaaggggcccatttcgggtgaaatttcattgtcagcgcaggttcatattaacaccattaaaaccaaaatataaaaaaatatgaattttaaaatattctgaacaaaggcagctagaccgacttgaaaaggtgaatggtcagtgtcttaagaaaagatttacTTGATGcttgtttcaccagtgttgtaatgtagattaccaaacttaagaaaaaaaagttacaatatttggatttgatgtgaaacagtttagttaaacattgtagacttgataaacaaactttgagaaaaaaagaaaacttACATGGGTTTGAACCTGCATGACtgattacaaaaaaaacccaacagaccactattgcaaccattaggctacatattcctttgcctcacaatgtgaatttaagcttatatattacactttacaactaagtatgacttgacgtctgcttgtgttcattaTCTGCTAGACCTTGACAATGTTCTTCTTCTAGCtaaaaaaaatccttttcatacagttaagtgtagtcattttggttaaatgaaatctgatatgtcattggaaacattaagatacataagttcttggaaaatgcatatgtttatacatggcaatcctgttgaatgacagtgttattttgacagtgacaggtgactcaaaggtgtttgataaaCAGATGATAAAAAAAAGTATCATCAAATTCTGACATAGTAACaaagattctcacctttacagtactgcttgatcatattttgaaaaccttCAGACATCTTAAgttttctagcagagaccaacaaccaaaaaccaatgtttacctctcataaatcagccttgtgagtgccttatgatattgaaaattttaataaggatgtttgatatgtgtattttagagcacaaaaccattcaaaatataatgtatcatggcacagatgtgtcaatgtgatggattgtttttaaagatgttatttatgtcaatgtttattttttgcgATGTATGgtgcaatttcataaaccgaaaaaatgtacttttttaaagattttgatcggagcaaaagcgtgacccaccacaattttttaggtgtgcattcttttttactctcttcatatgtggtgaaaaaattgggatgggtcatgcttttgctcacacttttctatcactctgaaaatcagaaaatgtaggtttctagaagatgttgtaaaatatgttaactttgaggtcttcaaagaagaaaactaacaacactaaaaacataaaaatgcaattggaggtaacttcaacaattaatttagctccttttatgctaaaattataaaatttgttgtaaaattttgattatcatgacatgttgtgggccaataagggcctctatcataccttgtcctttcacATGCCATGATGATAGGTTTCCCTACCAGTTACAACTCTGAGGATGACCAGACTGATTGTATGTGATCAGAACATCAACATACGTACAGCCCACATATCAACACACAGTTCTATGTTTTTTCCCCCATTTAGCATGACGCGGGTATTACAGTATTAGGCACCATCTGTACATATGAATtagaatatcttaagaaccattgACTAGATTCTTTCCATATTTGGTCCCAGTCAGGTATGGTGACCTTAACCTTCATCTGAAGGTCACAAAGGGACTATTAtgttttacccttgtcagcgacaTATCTCAACAAATGTTCCCTGGATATTCTTCATATTTAACACCAAGTTTTATCTAGGGAAGGCACAGGGCCCACTTGATTTTGGTGATCTTCATATAATTTTCAAGGAGA
Above is a genomic segment from Haliotis asinina isolate JCU_RB_2024 chromosome 7, JCU_Hal_asi_v2, whole genome shotgun sequence containing:
- the LOC137290702 gene encoding inosine triphosphate pyrophosphatase-like isoform X1 codes for the protein MKNMARQIVLVTGNKKKLEEFVQILGPDFPYKVKSQDIDLPEYQGTPEEIARAKCKLAVEHIKGPVIVEDTSLCFNALGGLPGPYVKWFLKSVGPEGLHKMLAGFEDKTGYAQCVFAYSCGQEGSDIQIFDGRCPGSIVAPRGPKDFGWDPCFQPDGFDKTYAEMDKSVKNTISHRGKAMDLLKTYLTKL
- the LOC137290702 gene encoding inosine triphosphate pyrophosphatase-like isoform X2, with the protein product MFVWMKNMARQIVLVTGNKKKLEEFVQILGPDFPYKVKSQDIDLPEYQGTPEEIARAKCKLAVEHIKGPVIVEDTSLCFNALGGLPGPYVKWFLKSVGPEGLHKMLAGFEDKTGYAQCVFAYSCGQEGSDIQIFDGRCPGSIVAPRGPKDFGWDPCFQPDGFDKTYAEMDKSVKNTISHRGKAMDLLKTYLTKL